A window of Xyrauchen texanus isolate HMW12.3.18 chromosome 10, RBS_HiC_50CHRs, whole genome shotgun sequence contains these coding sequences:
- the LOC127650999 gene encoding galanin receptor type 1-like, whose protein sequence is MNFQNSCDLERPEMNVDLEAPEKILFGIGTENFVTLLIFGLIFTLGVLGNSLVITVLSQRKPGQHKSTTNIFILNLSVADLSYLLFCIPFQSTVYMMPTWILGAFICKFIHYFFTVSMLVSIFTLSAMSVDRYIAIVHCRKSSSIRVAKHALIGVVIIWVLSLAMASPVAYYQGIVESEDNSTFCWEVWPDHSQRKIYVVCTFVFGYVLPLILISFCYAKVLNHLHKKLRNVSKKSEASKKKTAQTVLVVVVVFCLSWLPHHVVHLWVEFGSFPLNQASFFFRVVAHCLAYSNSSVNPIIYAFLSENFRQAYKQMFHCKFASQCPTNEAREMKSKMEAAPSTNCTTV, encoded by the exons ATGAATTTTCAAAACAGTTGTGATTTAGAGAGACCTGAGATGAACGTAGACTTGGAGGCACCTGAAAAAATATTATTCGGCATCGGAACCGAAAACTTCGTCACGCTTCTGATATTCGGACTCATTTTTACTTTGGGGGTCCTTGGAAACTCTCTGGTCATCACGGTTCTGTCTCAACGCAAACCTGGGCAGCATAAAAGCACCACCAATATCTTCATCCTGAACCTCAGTGTGGCAGATCTGTCCTATCTTCTCTTCTGCATCCCCTTTCAATCAACAGTTTACATGATGCCCACATGGATCCTGGGTGCTTTCATTTGCAAGTTCATTCACTATTTTTTCACCGTGTCCATGTTGGTGAGCATCTTCACCTTATCAGCCATGTCTGTGGACAGGTATATAGCCATCGTGCACTGCAGAAAGTCATCTTCCATTAGAGTTGCGAAGCATGCATTGATCGGGGTGGTGATTATATGGGTGCTCTCCTTAGCCATGGCCAGTCCAGTTGCCTACTACCAGGGCATCGTGGAAAGTGAGGATAACAGTACGTTTTGCTGGGAAGTGTGGCCAGACCACAGCCAGAGGAAGATCTATGTGGTGTGCACTTTTGTCTTTGGATACGTGCTGCCTTTGATTCTAATATCTTTCTGTTATGCAAAG GTCCTGAATCATTTACATAAAAAGCTAAGAAATGTCTCCAAAAAGTCTGAGGCATCCAAAAAGAAG ACTGCTCAGACAGTTCTGGTGGTTGTGGTGGTCTTCTGCCTGTCCTGGCTGCCCCATCACGTGGTGCACCTCTGGGTTGAGTTCGGCTCCTTTCCTCTAAACCAGGCGTCCTTCTTTTTCCGAGTGGTGGCTCATTGTCTGGCCTACAGCAACTCCTCTGTTAACCCTATTATTTACGCGTTCCTCTCTGAGAACTTCAGGCAGGCGTATAAGCAGATGTTCCATTGTAAGTTTGCCTCTCAGTGCCCTACCAATGAGGCCAGAGAGATGAAGAGCAAGATGGAGGCAGCGCCGTCCACTAACTGCACCACTGTGTAG